The following coding sequences lie in one Sorghum bicolor cultivar BTx623 chromosome 6, Sorghum_bicolor_NCBIv3, whole genome shotgun sequence genomic window:
- the LOC8072063 gene encoding FBD-associated F-box protein At5g60610 yields the protein MAESSSSRGKRIRLEEESHRFGGDRGEESIYADEIGRLPDDMLTNIITLLPTRDGARTHAISRRWRPLWRAAPLNLQVDRSLSGQDRKRIIFVPKILADHPGPARRLALPMIRLRNRYAQIDGWLRSQALTGLQEIKFCYEVEDPEVPYPLPPSALRFAPTLCVAEFCCCDFPNEMALSLNFPCLKNLTLNRASMSEAALHCLLSSCPVLESLWLEGNVGVGCLHINSATLMSISFRALSSWNRVRNPIMLQELVIEDAPCLQKLLLIDPKNGPATIRVMQAPTLKIMGMLSAGISELVLGTTVFQEMVALSLTTLMPTVKVLSLVSLGPNLDSVVHFLKCFPCVEKLYITSHTQKNMKNARSYDPLNPIECLELHLKKVVINNYHGMRPDVDFAKFFVLNAKMLREMIFGVTNHCSDKWMSNQRRRLQLDNKASQGAQFAFGRDYSMSITRSPKPDDPFECMEPGKFP from the exons ATGGCGGAGTCATCGAGCTCGAGGGGCAAGAGGATAAGGTTAGAGGAGGAATCCCACCGATTCGGAGGAGATCGTGGGGAAGAAAGTATCTATGCCGATGAGATCGGGCGCCTCCCCGACGACATGCTCACAAATATCATCACCCTCCTCCCCACCAGAGACGGCGCCCGCACGCACGCCATCTCCCGGCGATGGCGGCCCCTCTGGCGCGCCGCGCCTCTCAACCTGCAGGTGGATCGCAGCCTCTCCGGCCAGGATCGCAAGCGTATCATCTTTGTCCCTAAGATCCTTGCCGATCACCCCGGCCCAGCCCGCCGCTTGGCACTCCCCATGATCCGCCTTCGCAACCGCTACGCCCAGATCGACGGCTGGTTGCGCTCGCAAGCTCTCACAGGCCTCCAGGAGATCAAGTTCTGCTACGAGGTCGAGGACCCGGAGGTGCCGTACCCTCTGCCGCCTTCTGCGTTACGCTTCGCGCCCACCCTCTGCGTAGCCGAGTTTTGCTGCTGCGACTTCCCCAATGAGATGGCGCTGTCGCTGAACTTTCCCTGCCTCAAGAACCTTACTCTGAACAGAGCCTCCATGTCGGAGGCCGCCCTTCACTGCCTGCTGTCTAGTTGCCCTGTTCTGGAGAGCCTCTGGTTGGAAGGGAACGTCGGCGTTGGCTGCCTCCACATTAACTCGGCAACTCTTATGAGCATCAGCTTCAGAGCTTTATCCTCTTGGAACAGAGTTAGAAATCCTATCATGCTCCAAGAGCTTGTCATCGAAGATGCCCCTTGCCTTCAAAAATTGCTACTGATTGATCCGAAAAATGGTCCTGCAACCATTCGTGTAATGCAGGCCCCTACACTCAAGATAATGGGCATGCTTTCTGCTGGCATATCAGAACTCGTGCTTGGAACTACAGTTTTTCAG GAAATGGTTGCCCTAAGCTTGACAACCTTGATGCCCACTGTAAAGGTCTTGTCACTTGTCTCTTTGGGACCTAATCTGGACTCAGTTGTTCATTTTCTCAAGTGTTTCCCTTGTGTGGAGAAGCTATATATCACG TCTCACACACAAAAGAATATGAAAAATGCACGGAGCTATGATCCACTGAATCCAATCGAATGTCTCGAGCTTCATCTCAAAAAAGTTGTCATCAATAATTATCATGGCATGAGGCCTGACGTCGACTTTGCCAAGTTCTTTGTTTTGAATGCAAAAATGTTAAGGGAAATGATTTTTGGAGTCACCAACCACTGCAGTGATAAGTGGATGTCTAATCAACGCAGACGTCTTCAactagacaacaaagcttcacAAGGCGCTCAATTTGCATTCGGACGTGATTACAGCATGTCTATCACCAGGTCTCCTAAACCTGATGATCCCTTTGAGTGTATGGAACCAGGAAAATTTCCTTAG